One window from the genome of Rhodopseudomonas sp. P2A-2r encodes:
- the egtB gene encoding ergothioneine biosynthesis protein EgtB, with product MTNPASAAAALAAPAASLSSGSGSLARRLGEAFLAVRNETERRAAPLSPEDQLVQSMPDASPAKWHRAHVTWFWEQFLLGEHSPGYKPCHPDYAYLFNSYYVSAGPRHARAQRGHLTRPGADEVTAYRRHVDAAVIRFFDTTDDAKLASLVPLLEVGLNHEQQHQELMLTDILHAFAQNPIPPAYDAAWQFPVSTTSGDPWLTLTEGIHTIGHQSETFHFDNEKPAHRALVGPVKLARNLVTNGEWLQFMKAGGYDTATLWLMDGFAAAAREEWQAPGHWRKIDGEWRIMTLAGLQPIDPHAPVCHVSYYEADAFARWSGKHLPTEMEWEVAARAGGLNDAFGLVWQWTRSSYSPYPGYRAIEGALGEYNGKFMVNQLVLRGSSLATPDGHSRLSYRNFFYPHHRWQFTGLRLADYVG from the coding sequence GTGACGAATCCAGCTTCAGCCGCGGCCGCGCTGGCCGCCCCGGCCGCGTCATTGTCTTCCGGATCTGGTTCGCTGGCCCGGCGACTGGGCGAAGCCTTTCTCGCCGTCCGCAACGAAACCGAACGCCGCGCCGCGCCGCTGTCCCCTGAGGACCAGCTGGTGCAGTCCATGCCCGACGCCAGCCCGGCGAAATGGCACCGTGCCCATGTCACCTGGTTCTGGGAGCAGTTTCTGCTCGGCGAGCACAGCCCGGGCTACAAGCCGTGCCATCCCGACTACGCCTACCTGTTCAACTCCTATTACGTCTCCGCAGGCCCGCGTCACGCCCGCGCCCAGCGTGGCCACCTCACTCGCCCCGGTGCCGATGAAGTGACGGCGTATCGCCGGCACGTCGACGCGGCCGTCATCAGGTTCTTCGACACGACCGACGACGCCAAGCTGGCCTCGCTGGTGCCGCTGCTGGAGGTTGGCCTCAACCACGAGCAGCAGCACCAGGAACTGATGCTGACCGACATCCTGCATGCCTTCGCGCAGAACCCGATCCCGCCGGCCTACGATGCCGCCTGGCAATTCCCGGTTTCAACGACCTCAGGGGATCCCTGGCTGACGCTGACCGAAGGCATCCACACCATCGGGCATCAGAGCGAGACATTTCATTTCGACAACGAAAAGCCGGCGCATCGCGCGCTGGTCGGGCCGGTCAAGCTCGCACGCAACCTCGTCACCAACGGCGAGTGGCTGCAGTTCATGAAGGCCGGCGGTTACGACACCGCAACGCTGTGGCTGATGGACGGCTTTGCTGCCGCCGCGCGCGAGGAATGGCAGGCGCCCGGTCACTGGCGCAAGATCGACGGCGAATGGCGGATCATGACGCTGGCCGGGCTGCAGCCGATCGATCCCCACGCGCCGGTCTGCCACGTCAGCTATTACGAGGCCGACGCCTTTGCCCGCTGGAGCGGCAAGCATCTTCCGACCGAGATGGAATGGGAGGTCGCCGCTCGCGCCGGCGGGCTCAACGATGCCTTCGGGCTGGTCTGGCAATGGACGCGCAGTTCCTATTCGCCCTATCCCGGCTACCGCGCCATCGAGGGCGCGCTCGGCGAATACAACGGCAAGTTCATGGTCAATCAACTAGTCCTGCGCGGTTCATCGCTGGCCACGCCGGACGGCCACAGCCGTCTGTCCTATCGCAATTTCTTCTATCCCCACCACCGCTGGCAATTCACCGGACTTCGCCTCGCCGACTACGTCGGCTGA
- a CDS encoding acyltransferase family protein, translated as MSDRNAALDRARTFITLLVLANHAVVAYTAFGRYYPNHYLWSTAPIVDSQRWFGFNVLTLFNDAFFMCLMFLLSGLFVAGSLARKGVGNFLRDRALRLGLPFLAMIFVLMPIAYYASFKLSSNKAGFVEFWLGNFKQGIWFDGPGWFIWYLLFLDLVAIPVFYFAPGVIDAINRLSLASFQRPVRFAGVLALVSIVAYVPMLFEVGAVRWFNWGPLQVQLSRTVLYGVFFFAGMGIGAAHLDRGLLAGTGALARRWWVWLIAAAVAFGALAWLIDFRRMKLANLAGAPPFWWQSSYGVIYAVACSLICVAVLALFLRFGQRDKSIFDPLRDDAYGIYVVHYIPVLWLQYALLDVTALGAIPKALIVFAGTLAISWGVTVMLRRIPGARRVL; from the coding sequence ATGTCAGACCGCAACGCAGCGCTGGACCGCGCCCGCACCTTCATCACGCTGCTGGTGCTGGCGAACCACGCGGTGGTCGCCTACACCGCCTTCGGGCGCTATTATCCCAACCACTATCTGTGGTCGACCGCGCCGATCGTCGACAGCCAGCGCTGGTTCGGCTTCAACGTCCTGACGCTGTTCAACGACGCGTTCTTCATGTGCCTGATGTTCCTGCTGTCGGGCCTGTTCGTCGCGGGCTCGCTGGCGCGCAAGGGCGTCGGCAACTTCTTGCGCGACCGCGCGCTGCGGCTCGGCCTGCCGTTCCTGGCGATGATCTTCGTGCTGATGCCGATCGCCTATTACGCCTCGTTCAAGCTCTCCAGCAACAAGGCCGGATTTGTGGAGTTCTGGCTCGGCAACTTCAAGCAGGGCATCTGGTTCGACGGGCCTGGCTGGTTCATCTGGTACCTGCTGTTCCTCGACCTCGTGGCAATTCCGGTGTTCTATTTCGCGCCAGGCGTGATCGACGCCATCAACCGGCTGTCGCTGGCCTCGTTCCAGCGCCCAGTGCGCTTCGCAGGCGTTCTCGCGCTGGTCTCGATCGTGGCTTATGTCCCGATGCTGTTCGAGGTCGGCGCCGTCCGCTGGTTCAACTGGGGGCCGCTGCAGGTGCAGCTCAGCCGCACCGTTCTCTATGGCGTGTTCTTCTTCGCCGGCATGGGGATCGGCGCCGCGCATCTCGACCGCGGCCTGCTGGCCGGCACCGGCGCGCTGGCGCGGCGCTGGTGGGTGTGGCTCATCGCCGCCGCGGTAGCGTTCGGCGCACTGGCCTGGCTGATCGATTTCCGGCGCATGAAGCTCGCCAACCTCGCGGGCGCGCCCCCATTCTGGTGGCAGTCGAGCTACGGCGTGATCTATGCGGTGGCCTGCTCGCTGATCTGCGTCGCCGTGCTGGCGCTGTTCCTGCGCTTCGGCCAGCGCGACAAGAGCATCTTCGATCCCCTCCGCGACGACGCCTACGGCATCTATGTGGTACATTACATCCCGGTGCTGTGGCTGCAATACGCCCTGCTCGACGTGACCGCGCTCGGCGCGATCCCGAAAGCGCTGATCGTCTTTGCCGGCACGCTGGCGATCAGTTGGGGCGTGACGGTGATGCTGCGCAGGATACCCGGCGCCCGGCGCGTGCTGTAA
- a CDS encoding FAD/NAD(P)-binding protein, which translates to MTTKVAIIGSGPTGIYTLHGLVRSAVPLSITIFEVEADAGKGTPYHPDINDQAMLANIASIELPPICETLVEWLRRQPDAELQRLNVASANIREREFYPRVVLGEFLQSQFQQLIEIGIARGHSIDVKSRHRVVDIRLREADIQLEVTMPDGARKDYAFDHVVMATGHNWPESTEIRPGYFMSPWPAPALKTIGPCHVGILGTSLSAIDALITVATAHGVFYLDAGGQLQYQASADGEGFHAALMSRKGLLPEADFYCEYPYTPLQVCTPEAVNALIERGCANLLDDVFELFRAELVACDPDYAAKIGLALVTVDTLADAYFAEREAADPFTWAAANLAEAEQNKRDHYTVPWRYAILRMHEIIARAVPHLDQDDLKRFHGKFKSVFVDDYATVPHQSIQRLLALRRAGRLEILKLGRDYKLDADGVARGAAVHFDGRRVAFDAFIDATGQASMSARDMPFPGLIEQGVIKQAATPEGVLILDESDEAAFTRTGGIDLDAAFRPKFAANLCNRLYCAAISFLLHKLPFVQGITSAHEIGEVVSKAILDDVSADQREPALMLDDA; encoded by the coding sequence ATGACGACCAAAGTCGCCATCATCGGCTCGGGTCCGACCGGCATCTATACCCTCCACGGACTCGTGCGCTCCGCCGTGCCGTTGTCCATCACAATCTTCGAGGTCGAGGCGGATGCCGGCAAGGGCACGCCGTACCATCCCGACATCAACGACCAGGCGATGCTGGCCAACATCGCCAGCATCGAGCTGCCGCCGATCTGCGAGACCCTGGTGGAATGGCTGCGTCGCCAACCGGACGCTGAGCTGCAGCGGCTCAACGTAGCGAGTGCCAACATCCGGGAGCGCGAATTCTATCCGCGCGTGGTGCTCGGCGAATTCCTGCAGTCGCAATTCCAGCAACTGATCGAAATCGGCATCGCTCGCGGCCACAGCATCGACGTCAAGTCGCGTCACCGCGTCGTCGACATCCGGCTGCGCGAAGCCGATATCCAGCTCGAAGTGACCATGCCGGACGGCGCCCGCAAGGATTACGCCTTCGACCACGTGGTCATGGCGACCGGCCACAACTGGCCGGAGAGCACCGAGATTAGGCCCGGCTATTTCATGTCACCGTGGCCGGCGCCGGCGCTGAAGACCATCGGGCCGTGTCACGTCGGCATTCTCGGCACCTCGCTCAGCGCCATCGATGCGCTGATCACCGTGGCCACGGCGCACGGGGTGTTCTACCTCGACGCTGGCGGCCAGCTGCAGTACCAGGCTTCCGCCGACGGCGAGGGCTTTCACGCTGCGCTGATGTCGCGCAAGGGCCTGCTGCCCGAGGCCGACTTCTATTGCGAATATCCTTACACGCCGCTGCAGGTTTGTACCCCCGAGGCTGTCAACGCGCTGATCGAGCGCGGCTGCGCCAACCTGCTCGACGATGTGTTCGAGTTGTTCAGGGCTGAACTGGTGGCCTGCGACCCGGACTATGCCGCGAAGATCGGACTGGCGCTGGTCACCGTCGACACCCTTGCCGATGCCTATTTCGCCGAACGCGAGGCCGCCGATCCGTTCACCTGGGCCGCTGCCAACCTCGCCGAGGCCGAGCAGAACAAGCGCGATCATTATACGGTGCCATGGCGGTATGCGATCCTGCGCATGCACGAGATCATCGCGCGCGCGGTGCCGCATCTCGACCAGGACGATCTCAAGCGATTCCACGGCAAGTTCAAGAGCGTGTTCGTCGACGACTACGCCACGGTGCCGCACCAGTCGATCCAGCGGCTGCTGGCGCTGCGCCGCGCCGGCAGACTGGAGATCCTGAAGCTCGGCCGCGACTACAAGCTCGATGCCGACGGCGTCGCCCGGGGCGCCGCGGTGCATTTCGACGGCAGGCGCGTCGCCTTCGACGCCTTCATCGATGCCACCGGCCAGGCGTCCATGTCGGCGCGGGACATGCCGTTTCCGGGTCTGATCGAACAGGGCGTGATCAAGCAGGCGGCGACGCCCGAGGGCGTGCTGATCCTCGACGAGTCCGACGAAGCCGCGTTCACCCGCACCGGCGGCATCGATCTCGATGCGGCCTTCCGCCCGAAATTCGCGGCCAACCTGTGCAACCGGTTGTACTGTGCGGCGATCTCGTTCCTGCTGCACAAGCTGCCGTTCGTGCAGGGCATCACCAGCGCCCACGAGATCGGTGAAGTGGTGTCAAAGGCGATCCTCGACGATGTCTCAGCCGATCAGCGCGAACCGGCGCTGATGCTCGACGACGCATGA
- a CDS encoding PaaI family thioesterase: protein MNVPVDATIPFHADAYTATEGEFAGWTTWKRDSFESVSGPFWHKVEADGRVNCAFRVEAKHLNGMRNVHGGCYMTFADYCLFALASRELRGPGITVSFACEFLDAAKLGELIECDGEMTRIGGSLIFLRGMLRSGERRLFSFSGTIKRVKKKDRPAV, encoded by the coding sequence GTGAATGTGCCTGTCGACGCCACCATCCCGTTCCACGCCGACGCCTATACCGCCACCGAGGGCGAATTCGCCGGCTGGACCACCTGGAAGCGGGATTCCTTCGAATCAGTGTCCGGGCCGTTCTGGCACAAGGTCGAGGCCGACGGCCGGGTCAACTGCGCGTTCCGGGTCGAGGCCAAGCACCTCAATGGCATGAGGAACGTGCACGGCGGCTGCTACATGACCTTCGCCGATTACTGCCTGTTCGCGCTGGCCTCGCGCGAATTGCGCGGCCCGGGCATCACCGTGTCGTTCGCCTGCGAATTCCTCGATGCGGCGAAGCTCGGCGAGTTGATCGAATGCGATGGCGAAATGACCCGGATCGGCGGCTCGCTGATCTTTTTGCGCGGCATGCTGCGTTCGGGCGAGCGCAGGCTGTTCTCGTTTTCCGGCACCATCAAGCGGGTGAAGAAGAAGGACAGGCCGGCGGTATAG
- a CDS encoding DUF427 domain-containing protein, which translates to MKLPGPDHPIAITANPKRVRVTAGGVVIAETNHALTLKEASYPAVQYIPRADADMALLARTDRVTHCPYKGDANYYSVSAGGKTMENAIWTYETPFPAMAEIAGHLAFYPDKVTIEEVAG; encoded by the coding sequence ATGAAATTGCCCGGCCCCGACCATCCCATCGCCATCACCGCCAATCCCAAGCGCGTCCGGGTCACCGCCGGCGGCGTGGTGATCGCCGAAACGAACCATGCGCTGACGCTGAAAGAGGCAAGCTACCCGGCGGTCCAGTACATCCCCCGCGCCGACGCCGACATGGCGCTGCTGGCGCGGACCGACCGCGTCACCCATTGCCCCTACAAGGGCGACGCCAATTATTACAGCGTCAGTGCCGGCGGCAAGACGATGGAGAACGCGATCTGGACCTATGAAACGCCGTTTCCGGCCATGGCCGAAATCGCCGGCCACCTCGCCTTCTATCCCGACAAAGTGACCATCGAGGAAGTGGCGGGCTGA
- a CDS encoding 2-hydroxyacid dehydrogenase — translation MIRLLFNVAPDLYAQYRAPILDALRRRDLPAEAGLPGDIAPEAVDYIIHATGGPVTDFGVFTRARAVLSLWAGVEKIVGNRTLTQPLCRMVESGLRQGMVEWVVAHTLRAHLGTDRYVREKPVTWTQHVPPLATDRSVTVLGLGELGSAAATTLAGLGFRVTGWARHAREIAGVRCLAGADRLPEALATAEILVAILPETPDTINLLDAKRLALLPPGSCILNAGRGSLIDDTALIAALDRGQVANATLDVFRTEPLPADHPFWSHPGVTISPHVAAATRVGTAAEAIADNIARSQSGAPLLHVVDRTQSY, via the coding sequence GTGATCAGGCTTCTTTTCAACGTCGCTCCCGACCTCTACGCGCAGTATCGCGCGCCCATCCTTGACGCGCTGCGACGCCGCGACCTGCCCGCCGAGGCAGGCCTGCCCGGCGACATCGCGCCCGAGGCGGTGGACTACATCATTCATGCCACCGGCGGGCCGGTCACGGACTTCGGCGTGTTCACCCGCGCGCGTGCCGTGCTGAGCCTGTGGGCCGGCGTCGAGAAGATCGTCGGCAACAGGACGCTGACCCAGCCGCTGTGCCGCATGGTCGAGAGCGGCCTGCGCCAGGGCATGGTGGAATGGGTGGTGGCGCACACGCTGCGCGCGCATCTCGGCACGGATCGCTACGTCCGCGAAAAGCCGGTCACATGGACGCAGCACGTGCCGCCGCTTGCCACCGATCGGTCGGTCACGGTGCTGGGCCTGGGCGAACTGGGATCGGCGGCCGCAACGACGCTGGCCGGGCTCGGCTTCCGCGTCACCGGCTGGGCGCGCCACGCCCGCGAGATCGCCGGCGTGCGCTGCCTCGCCGGCGCGGACCGCCTGCCCGAGGCGCTCGCTACAGCGGAGATCCTCGTGGCAATCCTGCCCGAGACTCCCGACACCATCAATCTGCTCGATGCCAAACGGCTGGCGCTGCTGCCGCCGGGCAGTTGCATCCTCAATGCCGGCAGGGGTTCGCTGATCGACGACACCGCGCTCATTGCGGCGCTCGATCGCGGACAGGTGGCAAACGCAACGCTCGACGTGTTCCGCACCGAGCCGCTGCCGGCCGATCATCCGTTCTGGTCGCATCCGGGGGTGACGATCTCGCCGCATGTCGCCGCCGCCACGCGCGTCGGCACGGCGGCCGAGGCGATCGCCGACAATATCGCGCGCTCGCAATCCGGCGCGCCGCTGCTGCATGTGGTGGATCGCACGCAAAGCTATTGA
- the purL gene encoding phosphoribosylformylglycinamidine synthase subunit PurL, which yields MNQPKISPEITPELVASHGLKPDEYARILKLIGRVPSFTELGIFSAMWNEHCSYKSSRIHLKGLPTKAPWVLQGPGENAGVIDIGDNQAIVFKMESHNHPSYIEPYQGATTGVGGILRDVFTMGARPIACLNALSFGAPEHPKTKHLVSGVVAGVGGYGNSFGVPTVGGQMRFHTRYDGNNLVNAMAVGLADADKIFLAAASGVNMPIVYLGSKTGRDGIHGASMASAEFDEDSAEKRPTVQVGDPFAEKLLLEACLEIMAADCVIAIQDMGAAGLTCSAVEMGAKGDLGVELNLDTVPTRERGMSAYEMMLSESQERMLMVLKPEKEKEAEAIFRKWGLDFAIVGYTTPTMRFVVKHGGETMVDLPIKELGDEAPLYDRPHVPTPALPVIHARDVTAPLSIADALEKLIGTPELCSKRWVWEQYDHVIGGNTVQRPGGDAAVVRIEDGPKGLAMTVDVTPRYCEADPVEGGKQAVAEAWRNITAVGGKPMAITDNLNFGNPERPEIMGQLVGCLKGIAEACIALDFPIVSGNVSLYNETNGRGILPTPSIGGVGVLDDFTKSATLAFKSQGEAILLIGATEGWLGQSVYLRDICGREEGAPPPVDLATEKRNGDVVRGMIHAGTATAVHDVSDGGLLIALAEMAIASGVGAKLDAAPAATVPHAWWFGEDQARYIVTVPEEHLLSVLTKLKTVEVPCMQIGVTGGVELAIANERALHIKALEHAHESWLPNYMGATA from the coding sequence ATGAATCAGCCCAAAATCTCCCCGGAGATCACCCCCGAACTCGTCGCCTCCCACGGCCTCAAGCCCGACGAGTACGCGCGCATCCTCAAGCTGATCGGACGGGTGCCGTCGTTCACCGAACTCGGCATCTTCTCGGCCATGTGGAACGAGCACTGCTCGTACAAGTCCTCGCGCATCCATCTCAAGGGGCTGCCGACCAAGGCGCCGTGGGTGCTGCAGGGGCCGGGCGAGAATGCCGGCGTCATCGACATCGGCGACAACCAGGCCATCGTGTTCAAGATGGAGAGCCACAACCACCCGAGCTACATCGAGCCCTACCAGGGCGCGACCACCGGGGTCGGCGGCATCCTGCGCGACGTGTTCACCATGGGCGCGCGGCCGATCGCCTGCTTGAACGCGCTGTCGTTCGGCGCGCCGGAGCATCCGAAGACGAAGCATCTGGTATCGGGCGTGGTGGCCGGCGTCGGCGGCTACGGCAATTCGTTCGGCGTCCCCACCGTGGGCGGCCAGATGCGCTTCCACACCCGCTACGACGGCAACAATCTCGTCAACGCCATGGCCGTCGGCCTCGCCGATGCCGACAAGATCTTTCTGGCGGCGGCGTCCGGCGTCAACATGCCGATCGTCTATCTGGGCTCGAAGACCGGCCGCGACGGCATCCACGGCGCCTCGATGGCCTCAGCGGAATTCGATGAGGACTCGGCCGAGAAGCGCCCGACGGTGCAGGTCGGCGATCCCTTCGCCGAAAAGCTGCTGCTGGAAGCCTGCCTGGAGATCATGGCGGCGGATTGCGTCATCGCGATCCAGGACATGGGCGCCGCGGGCCTGACCTGCTCGGCCGTCGAGATGGGCGCCAAGGGCGACCTCGGCGTCGAGCTCAATCTCGACACCGTGCCGACGCGCGAGCGCGGCATGAGCGCCTATGAGATGATGCTGTCGGAGAGCCAGGAGCGCATGCTCATGGTGCTGAAGCCAGAGAAAGAGAAAGAGGCCGAGGCGATTTTCCGCAAGTGGGGCCTCGACTTCGCCATCGTCGGCTACACCACGCCGACCATGCGCTTCGTGGTCAAGCATGGCGGCGAGACCATGGTCGACCTGCCGATCAAGGAGCTCGGCGACGAGGCGCCTTTGTACGATCGCCCGCACGTGCCGACGCCGGCGCTGCCGGTGATTCATGCGCGCGACGTCACGGCGCCGCTGTCGATCGCCGACGCTTTGGAAAAGCTCATTGGCACGCCCGAACTGTGCAGCAAGCGCTGGGTGTGGGAGCAGTACGATCACGTCATCGGCGGCAACACCGTGCAGCGCCCCGGCGGCGACGCCGCGGTGGTGCGCATCGAAGACGGCCCGAAGGGGCTGGCGATGACCGTCGACGTCACGCCGCGCTATTGCGAGGCCGATCCGGTCGAAGGCGGCAAGCAGGCGGTGGCGGAAGCCTGGCGCAACATCACCGCGGTCGGCGGCAAGCCGATGGCGATCACCGACAACCTCAACTTCGGCAATCCCGAGCGACCGGAGATCATGGGCCAGCTGGTCGGCTGCCTGAAGGGCATTGCGGAAGCCTGCATCGCGCTCGACTTCCCGATCGTGTCCGGCAACGTCTCGCTCTACAACGAGACCAACGGCCGCGGCATCCTGCCGACCCCGTCGATCGGCGGCGTCGGCGTGCTCGACGACTTCACCAAGTCGGCGACGCTGGCGTTCAAATCGCAGGGCGAAGCGATCCTCCTGATCGGTGCGACCGAAGGCTGGCTCGGCCAGTCTGTCTATCTGCGCGACATCTGCGGCCGCGAAGAGGGCGCGCCGCCTCCGGTGGATCTGGCGACCGAGAAGCGCAACGGCGACGTGGTGCGCGGCATGATTCACGCCGGCACTGCCACGGCGGTGCATGACGTCTCCGACGGCGGGTTGCTGATCGCGCTGGCCGAGATGGCCATCGCCTCGGGCGTCGGTGCCAAGCTCGATGCAGCACCGGCTGCGACCGTGCCGCACGCCTGGTGGTTCGGCGAAGACCAGGCGCGCTACATCGTCACCGTGCCGGAAGAGCATCTGCTCAGCGTGCTCACCAAGCTGAAGACGGTGGAGGTGCCCTGCATGCAGATCGGCGTCACCGGCGGCGTCGAACTCGCCATCGCCAATGAACGCGCCCTGCATATCAAGGCGCTCGAGCACGCCCATGAAAGCTGGCTGCCGAACTACATGGGCGCGACGGCGTAA
- a CDS encoding BolA family protein has translation MPMDAHDIEAMIKAALPDAEVTIRDLAGDGDHYAATVISESFRGKSRVAQHQIVYQSLKGQMGGVLHALALQTGVPE, from the coding sequence ATGCCGATGGATGCCCACGATATCGAGGCCATGATCAAGGCCGCGCTGCCCGACGCCGAGGTGACGATCCGCGACCTTGCCGGCGACGGCGACCATTACGCGGCCACCGTGATCTCCGAATCCTTCCGCGGCAAGTCGCGGGTGGCGCAGCACCAGATCGTCTACCAGTCGCTGAAGGGCCAGATGGGCGGCGTGCTGCATGCGCTGGCGCTGCAGACAGGTGTGCCGGAGTAA
- the egtD gene encoding L-histidine N(alpha)-methyltransferase yields MNVHAPLATPHQHDENTSAFASDLIQALSQSPKKLSPKYFYDAAGSELFEQITKLPEYYPTRTELAILRARGADIHGIIPRGAALVEFGAGATTKVRLLLDQCEFAAYVPVDISGDFLNAQAAELRADFPDLDVYPVTADFTAPFALPDAVSAMPKVGFFPGSTLGNFEPHEACAFLRSAREILGPGALLVIGIDLEKDERLLHAAYNDAAGVTGAFNKNLLVRINRELGGNFDLSGFTHRAIYNRERHRIEMHLIAKNPQTVRVLGHSFSFRAGESIHTESSYKYSLDRFTALARGSGWTPKTSWTDDAKMFSVHALVAEN; encoded by the coding sequence ATGAATGTGCATGCCCCACTGGCAACGCCGCATCAGCACGATGAGAATACGTCGGCTTTCGCATCCGACCTGATCCAGGCGCTGTCGCAAAGTCCGAAGAAGCTGTCGCCGAAATATTTCTACGACGCCGCCGGCTCCGAGCTGTTCGAGCAGATCACCAAACTGCCGGAATATTACCCGACCCGCACCGAGCTGGCGATCCTGCGTGCGCGCGGCGCCGATATTCACGGCATCATTCCCAGGGGCGCGGCGCTGGTGGAATTCGGCGCCGGCGCCACGACCAAGGTGCGGCTGCTGCTCGACCAGTGCGAATTCGCCGCCTATGTGCCGGTGGACATCTCCGGCGACTTCCTCAACGCCCAGGCCGCCGAGCTGCGCGCGGATTTTCCCGATCTCGACGTCTATCCGGTTACCGCGGACTTCACCGCCCCGTTTGCGCTGCCCGACGCCGTCAGCGCGATGCCGAAGGTCGGATTTTTCCCGGGATCGACGCTGGGCAATTTCGAACCGCACGAGGCTTGCGCCTTTCTGCGTAGTGCCCGCGAGATTCTCGGACCCGGCGCGCTGCTGGTGATCGGCATCGATCTGGAGAAGGACGAGCGCCTGCTGCACGCCGCCTATAACGACGCCGCCGGCGTCACCGGTGCGTTCAACAAGAACCTGCTGGTGCGCATCAACCGCGAGCTCGGCGGCAATTTCGACCTGTCGGGCTTTACGCACCGGGCGATCTACAACCGCGAACGCCACCGCATCGAGATGCACCTGATCGCCAAGAATCCGCAGACCGTGCGCGTGCTCGGCCACAGCTTCTCGTTCCGCGCCGGCGAAAGCATCCACACCGAAAGCAGCTACAAATACAGCCTCGACCGCTTCACAGCCCTGGCGCGCGGCTCCGGCTGGACCCCGAAGACATCATGGACCGACGACGCCAAGATGTTCTCGGTGCATGCATTGGTGGCGGAGAACTAA
- a CDS encoding aldolase translates to MAHELRVTEGPALTNGGEIDRDALQAARTDLAACFRMAARLGMEEGICNHFSALVPGRDDLFLVNPYGLAFAEITASSLLVCDLDGRVIEGEGRPEATAFYIHARVHKRLLRVKVAFHTHMPYATALTMTESDPLVFAGQTALKFYGRTTLDRDYNGLALDEREGDRIAGAIGDADIVFMRNHGVMVLGPTIAEAWDDLYYLERACQVQVLALSTGRKMLPVDPTIAEAAYRQMREGDPESARLHLESVKRVLDRSEPDYRD, encoded by the coding sequence ATGGCCCACGAACTGCGCGTGACCGAAGGCCCCGCCCTGACAAATGGGGGAGAGATCGATCGCGACGCTCTCCAGGCCGCCCGCACCGACCTCGCCGCCTGTTTTCGCATGGCGGCCCGACTCGGCATGGAAGAAGGCATCTGCAATCACTTCTCCGCCCTCGTTCCTGGCCGCGACGACCTGTTTCTGGTCAATCCCTACGGCTTGGCCTTTGCCGAGATCACCGCGTCCAGCCTGCTGGTCTGTGACCTCGACGGTCGCGTGATCGAAGGCGAGGGCCGCCCGGAAGCGACGGCGTTCTATATCCACGCCCGCGTCCACAAGCGGCTGCTGCGCGTGAAGGTCGCGTTCCATACCCACATGCCCTACGCCACCGCTTTGACCATGACCGAGAGCGATCCTCTCGTCTTCGCCGGCCAGACGGCGCTGAAATTCTACGGCCGCACCACACTCGACCGCGACTACAACGGCCTGGCGCTCGACGAACGCGAGGGCGACCGCATCGCCGGGGCGATCGGCGACGCGGACATCGTGTTCATGCGCAATCACGGGGTCATGGTGCTGGGACCGACGATCGCCGAGGCCTGGGACGATCTGTACTATCTCGAGCGCGCCTGCCAGGTGCAGGTCCTCGCGCTCTCCACCGGCCGGAAGATGCTTCCCGTCGATCCCACGATTGCCGAAGCCGCCTATCGGCAGATGCGCGAGGGCGATCCGGAATCGGCACGCCTGCATCTGGAAAGCGTCAAGCGCGTGCTCGACCGCAGTGAGCCCGACTACCGCGACTGA
- the grxD gene encoding Grx4 family monothiol glutaredoxin translates to MSIDQFIDNEVKTNDVVLFMKGTPQFPQCGFSGQVVQILDHVGVGYKGLNVLESADLRDGIKTYSNWPTIPQLYVKGEFVGGCDIIREMFQAGELQALLAEKGVISAPAT, encoded by the coding sequence ATGAGCATTGACCAATTCATCGACAATGAAGTGAAGACCAACGACGTGGTGCTGTTCATGAAGGGCACGCCGCAGTTTCCGCAGTGCGGCTTTTCCGGCCAGGTGGTGCAGATCCTCGATCACGTCGGCGTCGGCTACAAGGGCCTCAACGTGCTCGAATCGGCCGACCTGCGCGACGGCATCAAGACCTATTCGAACTGGCCGACGATTCCGCAGCTTTACGTCAAGGGCGAGTTCGTCGGCGGCTGCGACATCATCCGCGAGATGTTCCAGGCCGGCGAGTTGCAGGCCCTGCTGGCCGAAAAAGGCGTGATCAGCGCGCCGGCAACCTGA